The region CACGCCATAATTTTGTTTACGGAGAAGGCAATCCCAATGCCCTTGCAATGCTGATTGGAGAAGGACCCGGCGAACAGGAAGACAAAACCGGCAGACCTTTTGTAGGAGCTGCAGGTCAGCTTTTGGAAAAAATGCTGGCTGCCATAAATCTTAAACGCAGTGATGTTTATATCGCCAATATTGTAAAATGCCGTCCTCCGGGAAACCGCAATCCCGAAGCCGATGAAAGAAGAGCTTGTTTACCCTATTTGCTGGAGCAGATTCAAATTATCCAGCCCAAATTGTTGCTGCTTTTAGGATTGGTTTCAGCTCAAACCCTGTTGAATAATAATAACACT is a window of Candidatus Cloacimonas sp. DNA encoding:
- a CDS encoding uracil-DNA glycosylase codes for the protein MSVNALRQYLEFLKNSGIKELYLPESNNQKRLNELQHQYSNCTKCSLSQSRHNFVYGEGNPNALAMLIGEGPGEQEDKTGRPFVGAAGQLLEKMLAAINLKRSDVYIANIVKCRPPGNRNPEADERRACLPYLLEQIQIIQPKLLLLLGLVSAQTLLNNNNTLGWHRGKIHYFMDIPALVTYHPSALLRNPEWKKPAWVDLQEFQKEYEKLRLETVR